Proteins encoded together in one Temnothorax longispinosus isolate EJ_2023e chromosome 5, Tlon_JGU_v1, whole genome shotgun sequence window:
- the Pmca gene encoding plasma membrane calcium-transporting ATPase 2 isoform X6: protein MATIDGRPAQYGITLKQLRELMEFRGREGVNKINGHGGVQEICKKLYTSPNEGLSGSAADIQHRRDTFGSNMIPPKPPKTFLQLVWEALQDVTLIILEVAALVSLGLSFYQPGEDEERPASAAMDEDEAKYGWIEGLAILISVIVVVIVTAFNDYSKERQFRGLQSRIEGEHKFSVIRQGEVKQISVSDIVVGDICQVKYGDLLPADGILIQSNDLKVDESSLTGESDHVKKGESFDPMVLSGTHVMEGSGKMLVAAVGVNSQAGIIFTLLGAAVDQQEQEIKKMKKEAKKQRKKKSLPGEESVEITGNSHVTGGGGGGGGGGGGGGGGGGGGGVKHEGGENHHTAAPVSAEGSGKKEKSVLQAKLTKLAIQIGYAGSTIAVLTVVILIIQFCVKTFVMEGKPWRNIYVGDLVRHLIIGVTVLVVAVPEGLPLAVTLSLAYSVKKMMKDNNLVRHLDACETMGNATAICSDKTGTLTTNRMTVVQSYICEKMCKTTPNFSDIPSHVGELIIQAISIDSAYTSRVMDPPEPTELPMQVGNKTECALLGFVLALGKKYQTVRDDYPEETFTRVYTFNSVRKSMSTVVPRKGGGFRLFTKGASEIIMKKCAFIYGREGHLETFTRDMQDRLVKNVIEPMACNGLRTISIAYRDFVPGKAEINQVHIDNEPNWDDEDNLVNNLTCLCIVGIEDPVRAEVPEAIRKCQKAGITVRMVTGDNINTARSIALKCGILKPNEDFLILEGKEFNRRIRDSNGEVQQHLLDKVWPKLRVLARSSPTDKYTLVKGIIDSKATESREVVAVTGDGTNDGPALKKADVGFAMGIAGTDVAKEASDIILTDDNFSSIVKAVMWGRNVYDSIAKFLQFQLTVNVVAVIVAFIGACAVQDSPLKAVQMLWVNLIMDTLASLALATELPTPDLLLRRPYGRTKPLISRTMMKNILGQAFYQLGVIFSLLFAGDLMLDIDTGRGVAATGGGPTQHFTVIFNTFVMMTLFNEFNARKIHGQRNVFQGIFTNPIFYSIWVGTCVSQVIIIQYGKMAFSTRALTLDQWLWCLFFGIGTLIWGQIVTTIPTRRIPKILSWGRGQPDDIGAINLGDEKYDPDSDKKPRAGQILWIRGLTRLQTQTSNRTLVQNVSVTGRSPSQDYYMIRVVNAFRQGLDTRYGEHSSTTLAEVLRKQSSLSKRLSQTSSIEYADNIPDELTIPEIDVERLSSHSHTETAV, encoded by the exons ATGGCGACGATAGACGGCCGGCCGGCCCAATATGGTATCACGCTTAAGCAACTCCGCGAGCTCATGGAGTTCCGGGGTCGCGAAGGTGTCAACAAAATCAATGGCCACGGTGGTGTGCAGGAGATTTGTAAAAAGCTGTATACTTCACCCAATGAAG GTCTTAGTGGGTCAGCAGCGGACATACAACATAGGCGAGATACATTTGGTTCCAATATGATACCTCCAAAACCaccaaaaacatttttacagtTAGTATGGGAAGCATTGCAAGATGTCACGTTAATCATCTTAGAAGTAGCAGCATTGGTTTCATTAGGTCTTAGCTTTTATCAGCCTGGTGAAGATGAGGAAAGAC CTGCTTCAGCTGCAATGGATGAGGACGAAGCAAAATACGGTTGGATTGAAGGACTCGCTATATTGATTTCTGTAATTGTGGTGGTCATAGTGACGGCGTTTAATGACTATTCCAAGGAGAGGCAGTTTAGAGGTCTTCAAAGTCGGATAGAGGGAGAACACAAGTTCTCGGTTATACGGCAAGGAGAAGTAAAACAAATCTCCGTGTCTGACATTGTTGTGGGTGACATTTGTCAG GTAAAATATGGAGATCTCTTGCCTGCAGACGGTATTCTTATACAAAGCAACGATCTCAAAGTGGATGAATCCAGTCTGACCGGAGAGTCAGATCATGTAAAGAAAGGGGAATCGTTCGATCCTATGGTACTTTCAG GTACGCACGTGATGGAGGGTTCCGGAAAAATGTTAGTTGCTGCAGTAGGTGTTAACTCCCAGGCAGGTATTATCTTTACCTTACTGGGTGCTGCTGTTGATCAACAGGAGCAAGAAAtcaagaaaatgaagaaag aGGCTAAAAAGCAGCGGAAGAAGAAGTCATTACCAG GAGAGGAGTCGGTAGAGATTACCGGGAACAGTCACGTGACGGGAGGCGGTGGAGGCGGtggaggcggcggcggcggcggcggcggtggtggtggcggtggcggcgtcAAGCACGAGGGCGGCGAGAACCATCACACGGCCGCACCCGTGAGCGCCGAGGGGAGcgggaagaaagagaagagtgTTCTGCAAGCCAAGCTAACTAAACTCGCCATACAGATCGGTTACGCCGGCTCGACCATCGCGGTGCTCACTGTCGTCATTCTAATCATACAGTTCTGCGTGAAGACCTTCGTCATGGAGGGCAAGCCGTGGCGAAACATATACGTCGGTGATCTGGTGCGGCATCTGATCATCGGTGTCACGGTGCTCGTAGTCGCTGTACCCGAGGGTCTTCCTCTAGCCGTCACCTTGTCGCTCGCTTATTCTGTCAAG AAAATGATGAAGGACAACAATCTGGTGCGTCACTTGGACGCCTGCGAGACGATGGGTAACGCCACCGCCATTTGCTCGGACAAGACCGGCACCTTGACCACGAACCGCATGACCGTGGTACAGTCGTACATATGTGAGAAGATGTGCAAGACGACGCCGAATTTCTCGGACATACCGAGCCACGTCGGCGAGTTGATCATACAAGCCATCTCCATCGATTCGGCGTACACGTCGCGGGTAATGGATCCGCCGGAACCTACTGAATTGCCGATGCAGGTTGGCAACAAAACCGAATGTGCCTTACTTGGATTTGTATTAGCCCTGGGCAAGAAATATCAAACTGTGCGGGACGACTATCCTGAGGAAACCTTTACGCGGGTGTATACGTTTAATAGCGTAAGAAAGAGCATGTCCACTGTTGTCCCCAGAAAGGGTGGTGGATTCAGGCTCTTCACCAAGGGCGCTTCCGAGATCATCATGAAGAA ATGTGCCTTTATATATGGTCGCGAGGGTCATCTGGAGACGTTTACCAGAGATATGCAAGATCGTCTAGTGAAGAATGTGATCGAACCCATGGCATGCAACGGGCTGCGTACCATCTCCATCGCTTATCGTGATTTTGTTCCTGGCAAGGCGGAGATTAATCAAGTTCACATCGACAACGAGCCCAATTGGGACGACGAGGATAATCTAGTGAACAACCTCACCTGCCTGTGCATCGTCGGTATCGAGGATCCGGTACGTGCCGAGGTACCGGAGGCGATCAGAAAATGCCAAAAGGCCGGTATCACTGTGCGCATGGTTACGGGTGACAATATAAACACCGCGCGGTCCATCGCGCTCAAATGTGGTATCCTAAAGCCGAACGAAGACTTCCTCATTCTGGAGGGCAAGGAGTTCAACCGCAGGATCAGAGATAGCAACGGCGAGGTGCAGCAACATTTACTGGACAAAGTGTGGCCGAAACTGCGAGTATTGGCCAGATCGTCGCCCACCGACAAATATACCTTGGTGAAGGGCATCATTGACAGCAAGGCAACCGAGAGTCGCGAGGTCGTGGCGGTAACCGGTGACGGCACGAACGACGGTCCGGCCTTAAAGAAGGCCGACGTCGGTTTTGCCATGGGTATCGCCGGCACGGACGTCGCCAAAGAGGCGTCCGACATCATCCTGACAGATGATAATTTCTCGTCGATCGTGAAAGCGGTTATGTGGGGCAGAAACGTTTACGACAGCATCGCCAAGTTTCTGCAGTTTCAACTAACCGTCAACGTGGTCGCCGTGATTGTCGCCTTCATCGGTGCTTGTGCCGTGCAGGACTCGCCGCTCAAGGCGGTGCAGATGTTGTGGGTAAACCTAATCATGGACACGTTAGCGTCCCTCGCCTTGGCCACCGAATTGCCTACGCCCGATCTACTCCTCCGTAGACCATACGGTCGCACAAAACCACTCATTTCCAGGACaatgatgaaaaatattctcgGTCAGGCCTTTTATCAGTTGGGCGTAATTTTCTCGCTTCTTTTCGCCG GTGACCTGATGCTCGACATCGACACGGGCCGCGGAGTGGCGGCGACAGGCGGCGGACCCACACAACACTTCACCGTCATTTTCAACACGTTCGTCATGATGACTCTCTTCAACGAATTCAACGCCAGGAAAATTCATGGTCAACGCAATGTCTTCCAGGGAATATTCACCAACCCCATCTTCTATTCGATTTGGGTCGGCACGTGTGTCTCGCAA gTGATCATCATACAATACGGTAAAATGGCATTCAGCACCAGAGCGCTCACGTTAGACCAGTGGTTGTGGTGCCTGTTCTTCGGAATCGGTACGCTAATATGGGGCCAAATAGTTACGACTATTCCTACACGCCGAATTCCCAAAATTCTTTC aTGGGGCCGCGGCCAGCCGGATGATATCGGTGCGATCAATCTAGGAGACGAGAAATACGACCCCGACTCGGATAAAAAGCCGCGCGCAGGACAAATTCTATGGATCCGTGGTCTAACACGGCTACAGACACAG ACGAGCAATAGAACTCTGGTGCAGAATGTATCTGTGACAGGCAGATCCCCTTCTCAGGATTACTACATG
- the Pmca gene encoding plasma membrane calcium-transporting ATPase 2 isoform X10: protein MATIDGRPAQYGITLKQLRELMEFRGREGVNKINGHGGVQEICKKLYTSPNEGLSGSAADIQHRRDTFGSNMIPPKPPKTFLQLVWEALQDVTLIILEVAALVSLGLSFYQPGEDEERPASAAMDEDEAKYGWIEGLAILISVIVVVIVTAFNDYSKERQFRGLQSRIEGEHKFSVIRQGEVKQISVSDIVVGDICQVKYGDLLPADGILIQSNDLKVDESSLTGESDHVKKGESFDPMVLSGTHVMEGSGKMLVAAVGVNSQAGIIFTLLGAAVDQQEQEIKKMKKEAKKQRKKKSLPGEESVEITGNSHVTGGGGGGGGGGGGGGGGGGGGGVKHEGGENHHTAAPVSAEGSGKKEKSVLQAKLTKLAIQIGYAGSTIAVLTVVILIIQFCVKTFVMEGKPWRNIYVGDLVRHLIIGVTVLVVAVPEGLPLAVTLSLAYSVKKMMKDNNLVRHLDACETMGNATAICSDKTGTLTTNRMTVVQSYICEKMCKTTPNFSDIPSHVGELIIQAISIDSAYTSRVMDPPEPTELPMQVGNKTECALLGFVLALGKKYQTVRDDYPEETFTRVYTFNSVRKSMSTVVPRKGGGFRLFTKGASEIIMKKCAFIYGREGHLETFTRDMQDRLVKNVIEPMACNGLRTISIAYRDFVPGKAEINQVHIDNEPNWDDEDNLVNNLTCLCIVGIEDPVRAEVPEAIRKCQKAGITVRMVTGDNINTARSIALKCGILKPNEDFLILEGKEFNRRIRDSNGEVQQHLLDKVWPKLRVLARSSPTDKYTLVKGIIDSKATESREVVAVTGDGTNDGPALKKADVGFAMGIAGTDVAKEASDIILTDDNFSSIVKAVMWGRNVYDSIAKFLQFQLTVNVVAVIVAFIGACAVQDSPLKAVQMLWVNLIMDTLASLALATELPTPDLLLRRPYGRTKPLISRTMMKNILGQAFYQLGVIFSLLFAGDLMLDIDTGRGVAATGGGPTQHFTVIFNTFVMMTLFNEFNARKIHGQRNVFQGIFTNPIFYSIWVGTCVSQVIIIQYGKMAFSTRALTLDQWLWCLFFGIGTLIWGQIVTTIPTRRIPKILSWGRGQPDDIGAINLGDEKYDPDSDKKPRAGQILWIRGLTRLQTQAKSYFEVIGNERKLDGKIHLRLIKVSPRFKDDVR, encoded by the exons ATGGCGACGATAGACGGCCGGCCGGCCCAATATGGTATCACGCTTAAGCAACTCCGCGAGCTCATGGAGTTCCGGGGTCGCGAAGGTGTCAACAAAATCAATGGCCACGGTGGTGTGCAGGAGATTTGTAAAAAGCTGTATACTTCACCCAATGAAG GTCTTAGTGGGTCAGCAGCGGACATACAACATAGGCGAGATACATTTGGTTCCAATATGATACCTCCAAAACCaccaaaaacatttttacagtTAGTATGGGAAGCATTGCAAGATGTCACGTTAATCATCTTAGAAGTAGCAGCATTGGTTTCATTAGGTCTTAGCTTTTATCAGCCTGGTGAAGATGAGGAAAGAC CTGCTTCAGCTGCAATGGATGAGGACGAAGCAAAATACGGTTGGATTGAAGGACTCGCTATATTGATTTCTGTAATTGTGGTGGTCATAGTGACGGCGTTTAATGACTATTCCAAGGAGAGGCAGTTTAGAGGTCTTCAAAGTCGGATAGAGGGAGAACACAAGTTCTCGGTTATACGGCAAGGAGAAGTAAAACAAATCTCCGTGTCTGACATTGTTGTGGGTGACATTTGTCAG GTAAAATATGGAGATCTCTTGCCTGCAGACGGTATTCTTATACAAAGCAACGATCTCAAAGTGGATGAATCCAGTCTGACCGGAGAGTCAGATCATGTAAAGAAAGGGGAATCGTTCGATCCTATGGTACTTTCAG GTACGCACGTGATGGAGGGTTCCGGAAAAATGTTAGTTGCTGCAGTAGGTGTTAACTCCCAGGCAGGTATTATCTTTACCTTACTGGGTGCTGCTGTTGATCAACAGGAGCAAGAAAtcaagaaaatgaagaaag aGGCTAAAAAGCAGCGGAAGAAGAAGTCATTACCAG GAGAGGAGTCGGTAGAGATTACCGGGAACAGTCACGTGACGGGAGGCGGTGGAGGCGGtggaggcggcggcggcggcggcggcggtggtggtggcggtggcggcgtcAAGCACGAGGGCGGCGAGAACCATCACACGGCCGCACCCGTGAGCGCCGAGGGGAGcgggaagaaagagaagagtgTTCTGCAAGCCAAGCTAACTAAACTCGCCATACAGATCGGTTACGCCGGCTCGACCATCGCGGTGCTCACTGTCGTCATTCTAATCATACAGTTCTGCGTGAAGACCTTCGTCATGGAGGGCAAGCCGTGGCGAAACATATACGTCGGTGATCTGGTGCGGCATCTGATCATCGGTGTCACGGTGCTCGTAGTCGCTGTACCCGAGGGTCTTCCTCTAGCCGTCACCTTGTCGCTCGCTTATTCTGTCAAG AAAATGATGAAGGACAACAATCTGGTGCGTCACTTGGACGCCTGCGAGACGATGGGTAACGCCACCGCCATTTGCTCGGACAAGACCGGCACCTTGACCACGAACCGCATGACCGTGGTACAGTCGTACATATGTGAGAAGATGTGCAAGACGACGCCGAATTTCTCGGACATACCGAGCCACGTCGGCGAGTTGATCATACAAGCCATCTCCATCGATTCGGCGTACACGTCGCGGGTAATGGATCCGCCGGAACCTACTGAATTGCCGATGCAGGTTGGCAACAAAACCGAATGTGCCTTACTTGGATTTGTATTAGCCCTGGGCAAGAAATATCAAACTGTGCGGGACGACTATCCTGAGGAAACCTTTACGCGGGTGTATACGTTTAATAGCGTAAGAAAGAGCATGTCCACTGTTGTCCCCAGAAAGGGTGGTGGATTCAGGCTCTTCACCAAGGGCGCTTCCGAGATCATCATGAAGAA ATGTGCCTTTATATATGGTCGCGAGGGTCATCTGGAGACGTTTACCAGAGATATGCAAGATCGTCTAGTGAAGAATGTGATCGAACCCATGGCATGCAACGGGCTGCGTACCATCTCCATCGCTTATCGTGATTTTGTTCCTGGCAAGGCGGAGATTAATCAAGTTCACATCGACAACGAGCCCAATTGGGACGACGAGGATAATCTAGTGAACAACCTCACCTGCCTGTGCATCGTCGGTATCGAGGATCCGGTACGTGCCGAGGTACCGGAGGCGATCAGAAAATGCCAAAAGGCCGGTATCACTGTGCGCATGGTTACGGGTGACAATATAAACACCGCGCGGTCCATCGCGCTCAAATGTGGTATCCTAAAGCCGAACGAAGACTTCCTCATTCTGGAGGGCAAGGAGTTCAACCGCAGGATCAGAGATAGCAACGGCGAGGTGCAGCAACATTTACTGGACAAAGTGTGGCCGAAACTGCGAGTATTGGCCAGATCGTCGCCCACCGACAAATATACCTTGGTGAAGGGCATCATTGACAGCAAGGCAACCGAGAGTCGCGAGGTCGTGGCGGTAACCGGTGACGGCACGAACGACGGTCCGGCCTTAAAGAAGGCCGACGTCGGTTTTGCCATGGGTATCGCCGGCACGGACGTCGCCAAAGAGGCGTCCGACATCATCCTGACAGATGATAATTTCTCGTCGATCGTGAAAGCGGTTATGTGGGGCAGAAACGTTTACGACAGCATCGCCAAGTTTCTGCAGTTTCAACTAACCGTCAACGTGGTCGCCGTGATTGTCGCCTTCATCGGTGCTTGTGCCGTGCAGGACTCGCCGCTCAAGGCGGTGCAGATGTTGTGGGTAAACCTAATCATGGACACGTTAGCGTCCCTCGCCTTGGCCACCGAATTGCCTACGCCCGATCTACTCCTCCGTAGACCATACGGTCGCACAAAACCACTCATTTCCAGGACaatgatgaaaaatattctcgGTCAGGCCTTTTATCAGTTGGGCGTAATTTTCTCGCTTCTTTTCGCCG GTGACCTGATGCTCGACATCGACACGGGCCGCGGAGTGGCGGCGACAGGCGGCGGACCCACACAACACTTCACCGTCATTTTCAACACGTTCGTCATGATGACTCTCTTCAACGAATTCAACGCCAGGAAAATTCATGGTCAACGCAATGTCTTCCAGGGAATATTCACCAACCCCATCTTCTATTCGATTTGGGTCGGCACGTGTGTCTCGCAA gTGATCATCATACAATACGGTAAAATGGCATTCAGCACCAGAGCGCTCACGTTAGACCAGTGGTTGTGGTGCCTGTTCTTCGGAATCGGTACGCTAATATGGGGCCAAATAGTTACGACTATTCCTACACGCCGAATTCCCAAAATTCTTTC aTGGGGCCGCGGCCAGCCGGATGATATCGGTGCGATCAATCTAGGAGACGAGAAATACGACCCCGACTCGGATAAAAAGCCGCGCGCAGGACAAATTCTATGGATCCGTGGTCTAACACGGCTACAGACACAG
- the Pmca gene encoding plasma membrane calcium-transporting ATPase 2 isoform X9 — MATIDGRPAQYGITLKQLRELMEFRGREGVNKINGHGGVQEICKKLYTSPNEGLSGSAADIQHRRDTFGSNMIPPKPPKTFLQLVWEALQDVTLIILEVAALVSLGLSFYQPGEDEERPASAAMDEDEAKYGWIEGLAILISVIVVVIVTAFNDYSKERQFRGLQSRIEGEHKFSVIRQGEVKQISVSDIVVGDICQVKYGDLLPADGILIQSNDLKVDESSLTGESDHVKKGESFDPMVLSGTHVMEGSGKMLVAAVGVNSQAGIIFTLLGAAVDQQEQEIKKMKKEAKKQRKKKSLPGEESVEITGNSHVTGGGGGGGGGGGGGGGGGGGGGVKHEGGENHHTAAPVSAEGSGKKEKSVLQAKLTKLAIQIGYAGSTIAVLTVVILIIQFCVKTFVMEGKPWRNIYVGDLVRHLIIGVTVLVVAVPEGLPLAVTLSLAYSVKKMMKDNNLVRHLDACETMGNATAICSDKTGTLTTNRMTVVQSYICEKMCKTTPNFSDIPSHVGELIIQAISIDSAYTSRVMDPPEPTELPMQVGNKTECALLGFVLALGKKYQTVRDDYPEETFTRVYTFNSVRKSMSTVVPRKGGGFRLFTKGASEIIMKKCAFIYGREGHLETFTRDMQDRLVKNVIEPMACNGLRTISIAYRDFVPGKAEINQVHIDNEPNWDDEDNLVNNLTCLCIVGIEDPVRAEVPEAIRKCQKAGITVRMVTGDNINTARSIALKCGILKPNEDFLILEGKEFNRRIRDSNGEVQQHLLDKVWPKLRVLARSSPTDKYTLVKGIIDSKATESREVVAVTGDGTNDGPALKKADVGFAMGIAGTDVAKEASDIILTDDNFSSIVKAVMWGRNVYDSIAKFLQFQLTVNVVAVIVAFIGACAVQDSPLKAVQMLWVNLIMDTLASLALATELPTPDLLLRRPYGRTKPLISRTMMKNILGQAFYQLGVIFSLLFAGDLMLDIDTGRGVAATGGGPTQHFTVIFNTFVMMTLFNEFNARKIHGQRNVFQGIFTNPIFYSIWVGTCVSQVIIIQYGKMAFSTRALTLDQWLWCLFFGIGTLIWGQIVTTIPTRRIPKILSWGRGQPDDIGAINLGDEKYDPDSDKKPRAGQILWIRGLTRLQTQTSNRTLVQNVSVTGRSPSQDYYMAKSYFEVIGNERKLDGKIHLRLIKVSPRFKDDVR, encoded by the exons ATGGCGACGATAGACGGCCGGCCGGCCCAATATGGTATCACGCTTAAGCAACTCCGCGAGCTCATGGAGTTCCGGGGTCGCGAAGGTGTCAACAAAATCAATGGCCACGGTGGTGTGCAGGAGATTTGTAAAAAGCTGTATACTTCACCCAATGAAG GTCTTAGTGGGTCAGCAGCGGACATACAACATAGGCGAGATACATTTGGTTCCAATATGATACCTCCAAAACCaccaaaaacatttttacagtTAGTATGGGAAGCATTGCAAGATGTCACGTTAATCATCTTAGAAGTAGCAGCATTGGTTTCATTAGGTCTTAGCTTTTATCAGCCTGGTGAAGATGAGGAAAGAC CTGCTTCAGCTGCAATGGATGAGGACGAAGCAAAATACGGTTGGATTGAAGGACTCGCTATATTGATTTCTGTAATTGTGGTGGTCATAGTGACGGCGTTTAATGACTATTCCAAGGAGAGGCAGTTTAGAGGTCTTCAAAGTCGGATAGAGGGAGAACACAAGTTCTCGGTTATACGGCAAGGAGAAGTAAAACAAATCTCCGTGTCTGACATTGTTGTGGGTGACATTTGTCAG GTAAAATATGGAGATCTCTTGCCTGCAGACGGTATTCTTATACAAAGCAACGATCTCAAAGTGGATGAATCCAGTCTGACCGGAGAGTCAGATCATGTAAAGAAAGGGGAATCGTTCGATCCTATGGTACTTTCAG GTACGCACGTGATGGAGGGTTCCGGAAAAATGTTAGTTGCTGCAGTAGGTGTTAACTCCCAGGCAGGTATTATCTTTACCTTACTGGGTGCTGCTGTTGATCAACAGGAGCAAGAAAtcaagaaaatgaagaaag aGGCTAAAAAGCAGCGGAAGAAGAAGTCATTACCAG GAGAGGAGTCGGTAGAGATTACCGGGAACAGTCACGTGACGGGAGGCGGTGGAGGCGGtggaggcggcggcggcggcggcggcggtggtggtggcggtggcggcgtcAAGCACGAGGGCGGCGAGAACCATCACACGGCCGCACCCGTGAGCGCCGAGGGGAGcgggaagaaagagaagagtgTTCTGCAAGCCAAGCTAACTAAACTCGCCATACAGATCGGTTACGCCGGCTCGACCATCGCGGTGCTCACTGTCGTCATTCTAATCATACAGTTCTGCGTGAAGACCTTCGTCATGGAGGGCAAGCCGTGGCGAAACATATACGTCGGTGATCTGGTGCGGCATCTGATCATCGGTGTCACGGTGCTCGTAGTCGCTGTACCCGAGGGTCTTCCTCTAGCCGTCACCTTGTCGCTCGCTTATTCTGTCAAG AAAATGATGAAGGACAACAATCTGGTGCGTCACTTGGACGCCTGCGAGACGATGGGTAACGCCACCGCCATTTGCTCGGACAAGACCGGCACCTTGACCACGAACCGCATGACCGTGGTACAGTCGTACATATGTGAGAAGATGTGCAAGACGACGCCGAATTTCTCGGACATACCGAGCCACGTCGGCGAGTTGATCATACAAGCCATCTCCATCGATTCGGCGTACACGTCGCGGGTAATGGATCCGCCGGAACCTACTGAATTGCCGATGCAGGTTGGCAACAAAACCGAATGTGCCTTACTTGGATTTGTATTAGCCCTGGGCAAGAAATATCAAACTGTGCGGGACGACTATCCTGAGGAAACCTTTACGCGGGTGTATACGTTTAATAGCGTAAGAAAGAGCATGTCCACTGTTGTCCCCAGAAAGGGTGGTGGATTCAGGCTCTTCACCAAGGGCGCTTCCGAGATCATCATGAAGAA ATGTGCCTTTATATATGGTCGCGAGGGTCATCTGGAGACGTTTACCAGAGATATGCAAGATCGTCTAGTGAAGAATGTGATCGAACCCATGGCATGCAACGGGCTGCGTACCATCTCCATCGCTTATCGTGATTTTGTTCCTGGCAAGGCGGAGATTAATCAAGTTCACATCGACAACGAGCCCAATTGGGACGACGAGGATAATCTAGTGAACAACCTCACCTGCCTGTGCATCGTCGGTATCGAGGATCCGGTACGTGCCGAGGTACCGGAGGCGATCAGAAAATGCCAAAAGGCCGGTATCACTGTGCGCATGGTTACGGGTGACAATATAAACACCGCGCGGTCCATCGCGCTCAAATGTGGTATCCTAAAGCCGAACGAAGACTTCCTCATTCTGGAGGGCAAGGAGTTCAACCGCAGGATCAGAGATAGCAACGGCGAGGTGCAGCAACATTTACTGGACAAAGTGTGGCCGAAACTGCGAGTATTGGCCAGATCGTCGCCCACCGACAAATATACCTTGGTGAAGGGCATCATTGACAGCAAGGCAACCGAGAGTCGCGAGGTCGTGGCGGTAACCGGTGACGGCACGAACGACGGTCCGGCCTTAAAGAAGGCCGACGTCGGTTTTGCCATGGGTATCGCCGGCACGGACGTCGCCAAAGAGGCGTCCGACATCATCCTGACAGATGATAATTTCTCGTCGATCGTGAAAGCGGTTATGTGGGGCAGAAACGTTTACGACAGCATCGCCAAGTTTCTGCAGTTTCAACTAACCGTCAACGTGGTCGCCGTGATTGTCGCCTTCATCGGTGCTTGTGCCGTGCAGGACTCGCCGCTCAAGGCGGTGCAGATGTTGTGGGTAAACCTAATCATGGACACGTTAGCGTCCCTCGCCTTGGCCACCGAATTGCCTACGCCCGATCTACTCCTCCGTAGACCATACGGTCGCACAAAACCACTCATTTCCAGGACaatgatgaaaaatattctcgGTCAGGCCTTTTATCAGTTGGGCGTAATTTTCTCGCTTCTTTTCGCCG GTGACCTGATGCTCGACATCGACACGGGCCGCGGAGTGGCGGCGACAGGCGGCGGACCCACACAACACTTCACCGTCATTTTCAACACGTTCGTCATGATGACTCTCTTCAACGAATTCAACGCCAGGAAAATTCATGGTCAACGCAATGTCTTCCAGGGAATATTCACCAACCCCATCTTCTATTCGATTTGGGTCGGCACGTGTGTCTCGCAA gTGATCATCATACAATACGGTAAAATGGCATTCAGCACCAGAGCGCTCACGTTAGACCAGTGGTTGTGGTGCCTGTTCTTCGGAATCGGTACGCTAATATGGGGCCAAATAGTTACGACTATTCCTACACGCCGAATTCCCAAAATTCTTTC aTGGGGCCGCGGCCAGCCGGATGATATCGGTGCGATCAATCTAGGAGACGAGAAATACGACCCCGACTCGGATAAAAAGCCGCGCGCAGGACAAATTCTATGGATCCGTGGTCTAACACGGCTACAGACACAG ACGAGCAATAGAACTCTGGTGCAGAATGTATCTGTGACAGGCAGATCCCCTTCTCAGGATTACTACATG